The Harmonia axyridis chromosome 3, icHarAxyr1.1, whole genome shotgun sequence nucleotide sequence GTAAACAATCCTTTTCGATTGGCCGACGTTTCGAGCAAATTTTACTCTTTTTCAAGGCTTAAATAAAATCACAGTCAAAACAATATCACAAATACAAATTAATGACAACGATGGTCAATAAACGATACAACAAGAAATGATGAAGGCGAACACATCAAACtgaaaacaaattgaatttaCTCTTGTATTTGATATGTATAGTTTTCTAGAGAACCAAAATAGAACTTAAATGGGTAATatatcaaacttttttaattGATCCAAATATATGACAGGTCTTCTATTTGGGGGGAGGTTTTTGGAGCATATTTATacgattttgttttgtttgatgttgattttaatgccCTGTATACGAATTTTCAGACATATTTCAGAGTGCCATAAGAGGGAGGCTGAAGCCTCAAAGGCCTCCCACGCTACGCCAATGTTCAATACTTTAGTGTTCAAGAGGAGAAACCATTGAACATTCTCATTTCAAGGAGggacacaattttttttgcggCATCTAGGTTATAGGAGAGGTGAAAAATATAAACGGACACCCTGCATTTACTTATTTTGAGttcgataatttttcatcacatCCAACTAGTAACTTAAAAACCTTCCAAACaactaatatttcaaatttctactTGCTAATATTAAAGCGCGCCATGAATAACTCACAAGATGACGTCATGCTGCGCGGATCGGACGAATTTGGAACCGCTACGTATCATATCTCTTCTTTTCATTGTATCATGGGATCATAGAGTGTGAAATCACAGATGTGTGAAATACTTGTTTTGAAGAGAAGTCTGAGAGGAGAGATGATAAACGATAGTGATAGtatgatagtttttttttcaatttgaaattagaataaaataattgaagaagTTACCAAATATTAGCAATATTACCTTTGATTTTTGTAGTTAATGAGATAAAGTTGCCaattatgaatcaattcataaaaGAAGTTAAGAATATTCAATCAACTAAGGAATTCTTTGTGCTCCCTAGTGAATTTTCCTTTATTTGTAGAACTTGTTTGTCGAAAAACAAAACGTTGTTGCCTTTGAAAGAACAAaaagtcatggaaatattcTCCCAAGTTACAAAATTAGAGGTTAGACCCaattattgttgaaatattttatgcaGAATACCTGAAAATGTTTGTCCTATTTTCACTTACATTcataataacttactatatataTCGCTTTCTACACTCATATGGTCCTTGAAAACGTATCTCATTAATTGTTATTAAAAAGGAAATCAAATGATCAAACTAAGCATTTCGATTCTTTTAGATTGGTCTAGATGATAGATTGCCTCAGGGAATATGCCCATTTTgtataaatatatttgaaaatgtgAATAATTTCATTGAGGTATGTAGGGCTTCagatgaaattttacatttagctttaaataaaaatgatgcTTCTGGAAATAGTTGCCAGAATCCCTCGGAGGAATATGAAACAACTCTTTCGCCTGATAATAACTCCAATGAAGATTTTAATTATGAGGAACCTACTGAAGCATTACAtagtgaaaaaaatgaaataaaaggaAAAGGAGAGAATGAAGATATCTTACAACAAAGTGAACCTTTGAAAGAATACCTTGAGTGTCAATGTTGTCATCtgaaatttgatacaaaaaatGAACTAAGGGAACATTATATACAAAATGGGATTTGCAGAGAAAATCGTTTCAAGTGTAATATATGTTCCAAAATATTTTCTAAGAGATTTAAATTACAAGCTCATGTGAGATGCCACACTAAAGAAACTCCTTTCCAATGCCAGATATGTTTCAAAGCATTCAGATTCTCACAAAACCTCAGAAGACATCGAAAGACACATGAAGGGATAAAACCATTTGTTTGTCATATTTGTAATAAAGGTGATACTTATATAGTATTTTGAAAGTATATTTATTAGTAATTTTCAGGTTTCTCCCGTGCTTTTGTGAAAGAAGAACATATACGAACTCATACAGGTGAAACTCCATTCATTTGTAACTATTGTGGAAAAAGTTTTAAAAGGTATAATAGCCATCGAACCCATGTCATTAGACACCAAATGGAAAGTGGAGAAATACCTGATcaccaaaaaataatatatgaggAAATGAAGTGCAATAAATGCAATAAGAGATTTTCTACTAAATCAGCACTTCGAACTCATGAAATATTACATACTGGAGAACAAAAGTTTCTTTGTAACGattgtggaaaaaaattttacacaaaAGGAGCTCTCCAGAGTCACTTCAAAGTTCATACAGGAATCAAACCTTACAAATGTTCAAGTTGTGACAAgagtt carries:
- the LOC123676170 gene encoding zinc finger protein OZF-like, with translation MINDSDINEIKLPIMNQFIKEVKNIQSTKEFFVLPSEFSFICRTCLSKNKTLLPLKEQKVMEIFSQVTKLEIGLDDRLPQGICPFCINIFENVNNFIEVCRASDEILHLALNKNDASGNSCQNPSEEYETTLSPDNNSNEDFNYEEPTEALHSEKNEIKGKGENEDILQQSEPLKEYLECQCCHLKFDTKNELREHYIQNGICRENRFKCNICSKIFSKRFKLQAHVRCHTKETPFQCQICFKAFRFSQNLRRHRKTHEGIKPFVCHICNKGFSRAFVKEEHIRTHTGETPFICNYCGKSFKRYNSHRTHVIRHQMESGEIPDHQKIIYEEMKCNKCNKRFSTKSALRTHEILHTGEQKFLCNDCGKKFYTKGALQSHFKVHTGIKPYKCSSCDKSFSQKSGLKNHVLIHMGLKPYTCNLCSKSFVQSTHLKNHMRTHSGEKPYICSYCNKGFALNCNLKVHVRTHTGETPYRCSICDIGFYDSSSLKKHEKGHMTVSNPKKELQ